One region of Salvia miltiorrhiza cultivar Shanhuang (shh) chromosome 3, IMPLAD_Smil_shh, whole genome shotgun sequence genomic DNA includes:
- the LOC131017321 gene encoding uncharacterized protein LOC131017321 isoform X1 — MEDERGTGGHDGGGGSEPLLSSKLAGESVVGNMVSDNQVAEVFGEGEGEEIMVEVVGSDVYVDGISGNGEGDVEMGEAGGLEGGVVEKNEESKNVSREGDGKKIVEGGVVEKHEESTNVSREGDGEKAAEGGVVEKNEDSMNVSREGDGKKVAEGGVVEKNEGSRDVSSEGNDGKPMEEGGVVEESKETMDVSREGDGNEMEKGGLGSSESRDEKHGATKKIDINLSNSVGAESEEVSALPVGGVSGVDNEEWNPGIKAADGSSSEASVPPTEVSGASPMEICEEEKTKDETVDKDTSEEVKPESSNHPVEAISDEKSDLAEEKEALPSLPSSDTSISQDPVAADSVKSHGETEETHEGNGGELLGSGTQKDGCYKAEIECSSSDGNLGIEEKSVSEKNVCAAERKKMIPETDTLVSEVPDESQNCSDEFHDAQLEPKDQTGGASHAGSESIHETTFESRKGETEGKDEACKSEGDLETHIAENDVSSATLIKLADGGDTTEVNEERCLDVNVKGDAKENVQNKMSLSCPADKEIVRSDYGIDSDQPVVVKTAGAETGYQNAVISPVKAVDGVGSGEEGKEAEIPAQDDSAENVHLPKEGEHAVVVDGGVSGEKCKDIDSEILGKSSTGHGNAEIPAEDDAAENIHPHEEGDVMVTEEDVAGECGSPQSTKQAVALQITETSNNGAENTNTVPNEVTSIAADSDISSPQSTKQAAALQITETSNHEAENTNTVPNEVTAVAGDSDMAQDSIAPEGTGNAESLVSSTDNTLLHGTGDKVDCDEGYKSKEADEILSESNGFHDVLEAPEGHTSEAKPMDVEEETESDQTCHERESEGPSSESEKSKVSNEVMFNYAGCLRMKQSGYLMPPENEGCFAPSDLVWGKVRSHPWWPGQIFDPADASEKAVKYYKKDSYLVAYFGDQTFAWNDSSALKPFRSYFSQIQKQSNSESFHNAVSCALEEIERRVQLGLSCSCTPKDEYAKIETQVVENTGIREESSRRYGVDQSSCASRFEPSELLEFIRGVAPRASSGADGLDLVIARAQLSAFCCFKGYRSPAEFPASGELLEIDEQIGDEAAASRKHRPKEGAQSRKERSLMELMGDGEYSPDAEDEPVAGKKRKALDSPAEGSDKRVNFSAAKVPTPTNQAPKPSFKIGECIRRVASQLTGATSLVKGGNDEMAVDGSPSVYEPSEKQGGVVVPADSLSVNELLSRLELVAQDPKKRHNVQNDIRSFFMGFRSSTALSRRGRKKRSEQAVGGSGEEFEFDDVNDSYWTDRIVQNYSAEQLIHERMNGSGNLQLVPFGAEKPAKAGRKSHSRKRFSSGNSPTSAPEFDESAKRIKQETSPAELILNFAERNSVPSEINLNKMFRRFGPLMESETEVDHETGSAKVIFKRGSDAEVAQNSAEKFSIFGPVLVNYQIGYSPVISVRISPITLSQPQEEAAMVL, encoded by the exons ATGGAAGATGAGCGAGGTACCGGGGGTCATGATGGTGGGGGTGGCTCAGAGCCGCTGTTGAGTAGTAAATTGGCTGGTGAAAGCGTTGTGGGTAATATGGTTAGTGATAATCAGGTCGCAGAAGTTTTTGGGGAGGGAGAGGGTGAGGAAATAATGGTAGAGGTTGTGGGTTCTGATGTTTATGTAGATGGGATTAGTGGCAATGGAGAGGGCGACGTTGAGATGGGAGAAGCTGGGGGCTTGGAGGGTGGTGTGGTGGAGAAAAACGAAGAATCTAAGAATGTTTCAAGAGAAGGGGATGGGAAGAAAATAGTGGAAGGTGGTGTGGTGGAGAAACATGAGGAATCTACAAATGTTTCGAGAGAAGGGGATGGGGAGAAGGCGGCGGAAGGTGGTGTAGTGGAGAAAAATGAGGATTCTATGAATGTTTCGAGAGAAGGGGATGGGAAGAAGGTGGCTGAAGGTGGTGTGGTGGAGAAAAACGAGGGATCTAGGGATGTTTCAAGCGAAGGGAATGATGGGAAGCCGATGGAAGAAGGTGGTGTGGTGGAGGAAAGCAAAGAAACTATGGATGTTTCGAGAGAAGGAGATGGGAACGAGATGGAAAAAGGTGGTTTGGGGTCATCAGAGTCGAGGGATGAAAAACACGGTGCTACTAAGAAAATAGATATCAATTTGAGTAATTCTGTTGGCGCTGAGAGTGAAGAAGTTAGTGCATTGCCAGTAGGAGGGGTTAGTGGTGTCGATAATGAGGAGTGGAATCCGGGAATTAAAGCAGCAGACGGGTCTTCATCAGAAGCCAGTGTGCCTCCTACAGAAGTTTCGGGCGCATCTCCTATGGAGATTTGTGAAGAGGAGAAAACTAAGGACGAAACAGTTGATAAGGATACTTCTGAGGAAGTGAAGCCCGAATCTTCAAACCATCCCGTGGAAGCTATTTCTGATGAAAAATCTGATCTTGCAGAGGAAAAAGAAGCATTGCCCAGTTTGCCCTCAAGTGATACTTCTATTAGTCAAGACCCCGTTGCAGCGGATTCTGTGAAGTCTCACGGGGAAACTGAAGAAACACATGAAGGTAATGGTGGAGAACTTTTAGGCTCGGGCACCCAGAAAGATGGTTGTTATAAGGCTGAAATTGAATGTTCAAGTTCTGATGGAAATTTGGGCATAGAGGAAAAATCCGTTAGTGAAAAAAATGTTTGTGCTgctgaaagaaagaaaatgattCCTGAAACGGATACCCTAGTATCAGAGGTTCCAGATGAGAGTCAAAATTGCTCGGACGAATTTCATGATGCTCAGCTTGAGCCGAAAGATCAGACTGGCGGTGCTTCTCATGCTGGTTCAGAATCCATTCATGAAACCACTTTTGAGAGTCGGAAAGGGGAAACCGAAG GTAAGGATGAAGCTTGTAAGAGTGAAGGAGATTTAGAAACTCATATAGCTGAAAACGATGTTTCCTCTGCCACACTTATTAAACTTGCTGATGGAGGTGATACTACTGAAGTAAACGAAGAGAGATGCCTTGATGTCAATGTTAAAGGTGATGCAAAGGAAAATGTGCAAAATAAGATGAGCTTGAGTTGTCCAGCTGACAAGGAAATTGTACGGTCAGATTATGGCATTGACTCGGACCAACCTGTCGTCGTGAAAACAGCGGGAGCAGAAACGGGGTATCAGAATGCTGTGATCTCTCCCGTGAAAGCTGTGGATGGGGTTGGATCTGGTGAAGAAGGCAAGGAAGCTGAAATTCCTGCGCAAGATGATTCTGCTGAAAATGTTCATCTTCCGAAAGAAGGTGAACATGCAGTGGTTGTGGATGGGGGTGTATCTGGTGAAAAATGCAAGGATATAGATTCGGAAATTTTAGGGAAGTCTTCAACTGGCCATGGAAATGCTGAAATTCCAGCGGAAGATGATGCTGCTGAAAATATTCATCCTCATGAAGAAGGTGATGTGATGGTGACTGAAGAGGATGTCGCTGGAGAGTGTGGGTCGCCTCAAAGCACAAAACAAGCGGTTGCTTTGCAAATAACCGAAACATCAAATAACGGGGCTGAGAATACTAATACGGTGCCAAATGAAGTCACTAGCATTGCAGCTGATTCTGATATTAGTTCACCCCAAAGTACAAAACAAGCGGCTGCGTTGCAAATAACCGAAACATCAAATCACGAGGCTGAGAATACAAATACGGTGCCAAATGAAGTCACTGCTGTTGCAGGTGATTCTGATATGGCTCAAGACTCCATTGCTCCAGAGGGAACTGGGAATGCAGAATCGCTTGTATCCTCTACTGATAATACTTTGCTCCATGGAACCGGTGATAAGGTGGACTGTGACGAGGGGTACAAGTCCAAGGAAGCTGATGAGATACTTAGTGAATCGAATGGATTTCATGATGTTTTGGAGGCCCCGGAGGGTCACACGTCCGAGGCAAAACCTATGGATGTTGAGGAGGAAACAGAATCTGACCAAACATGTCATGAAAGAGAATCCGAGGGACCTTCTTCCGAGAGTGAAAAATCAAAGGTGTCAAATGAAGTAATGTTCAATTATGCGGGCTGCTTGAGAATGAAGCAATCCGGTTACTTGATGCCTCCAGAAAACGAGGGCTGTTTCGCCCCATCGGATTTGGTCTGGGGTAAAGTCCGCAGTCATCCCTGGTGGCCTGGACAGATATTCGATCCTGCAGATGCCTCGGAGAAGGCTGTTAAGTATTACAAGAAAGATTCTTACTTGGTAGCGTATTTTGGCGATCAAACGTTTGCGTGGAACGATTCATCTGCATTGAAGCCTTTCAGGTCGTACTTTTCCCAGATTCAGAAGCAAAGCAACTCCGAATCATTCCATAACGCAGTCAGCTGCGCCTTGGAAGAGATCGAGAGACGAGTGCAGCTAGGGTTGTCATGCTCTTGTACACCGAAGGATGAGTATGCTAAGATTGAGACTCAGGTTGTGGAGAACACCGGGATACGTGAAGAGTCAAGCCGAAGATATGGTGTGGATCAATCAAGCTGCGCCTCTCGTTTTGAACCTAGCGAACTTCTTGAGTTCATCAGAGGTGTGGCGCCTCGTGCGTCTTCTGGAGCTGATGGACTGGACCTCGTGATTGCTCGGGCGCAGCTATCTGCGTTTTGTTGTTTTAAGGGATACCGGTCCCCGGCTGAATTTCCTGCATCTGGAGAATTGCTCGAAATCGATGAACAAATAGGTGATGAAGCAGCTGCTTCCCGCAAACACAGACCGAAAGAAGGCGCTCAGTCGAGGAAGGAGAGAAGCTTGATGGAACTAATGGGCGACGGGGAGTACTCGCCAGATGCTGAAGACGAGCCAGTCGCTGGAAAGAAACGGAAGGCGCTTGATTCTCCAGCAGAAGGGTCGGACAAAAGGGTGAATTTCTCCGCAGCGAAAGTACCCACACCAACCAACCAAGCTCCGAAGCCTTCCTTCAAAATCGGGGAATGCATCCGTAGAGTAGCCAGCCAATTAACTGGTGCCACATCATTGGTGAAGGGCGGGAACGATGAAATGGCAGTTGATGGCTCTCCGAGCGTGTACGAGCCTTCTGAGAAGCAAGGTGGTGTAGTGGTTCCCGCAGACTCTTTATCGGTAAACGAGCTGCTATCTCGACTCGAGCTGGTGGCGCAAGATCCTAAGAAGAGGCATAACGTCCAAAATGACATTCGTTCTTTCTTCATGGGTTTCAGAAGCTCGACTGCTTTAAGTAGACGAGGTAGGAAGAAAAGATCTGAGCAAGCAGTCGGGGGATCCGGTgaagaatttgaatttgatgatgttaACGACTCTTATTGGACGGATAGGATCGTGCAAAACTATTCCGCTGAGCAACTGATACATGAAAGAATGAACGGATCCGGGAATCTTCAGCTAGTGCCGTTTGGCGCGGAGAAGCCTGCAAAGGCAGGTCGTAAATCTCATTCTAGAAAGAGATTCTCGAGTGGGAACTCTCCGACTTCAGCCCCCGAATTTGATGAGAGTGCCAAAAGGATCAAGCAAGAGACCTCTCCAGCAGAGCTCATATTGAACTTTGCAGAGAGGAATTCTGTCCCTTCGGAAATCAATCTAAACAAAATGTTTAGACGTTTCGGGCCGTTGATGGAATCAGAGACGGAGGTTGATCACGAAACCGGTTCTGCCAAAGTGATCTTCAAGCGGGGTTCAGATGCTGAAGTTGCTCAAAATAGTGCTGAGAAGTTCAGCATATTCGGACCCGTTCTTGTTAATTACCAGATAGGCTACTCGCCCGTGATCTCAGTAAGAATTTCGCCTATTACGCTCTCCCAGCCACAGGAAGAGGCAGCTATGGTGCTATAG